The sequence below is a genomic window from Arthrobacter sp. U41.
CTGCAGACGGTACAGCGGCGTGTCCAGCAGCTCGGCCAGGGCCTTCGCCGCCTCGGTCTTGCCGACGCCCGCCTCGCCCTCCAGCAGGATCGGCTGCGGCAGCCGGACGGCCAGGAACAGGGCCGTGGCCAGCCCGACGTCGGCCAGGTAGTCGTTGCTGTCCAGCGCCGAGACCAGCGAGGCGACGTCGGGAATCCGCCGCTGGACATCCTCCTCCGCCCCGGAGCGTGCCGCCGTGCTCACAACGCGCCCTCCAGCCCGGCCAGGACCCGGCGGTAGTCCTCTTCCGTGTCGACGTCGGGCGGCACAGTCCCCGGAACGGGGAGGGCGGCGACGTCGTCCCCGCGCTGCTCCAGCAGCTTCCAGACTGCCTTGTCGCCGTGCAGGGCGGCCAGTGCGGGGAACATCCGCCGGGCGAACGCGAGGGGATGGCCGAGGCCGTCCTCGTAGCGGCAGACGGCGATGCCGGGGACGCCCCGGCCGCTGCCGGGCCCGCCGGTGAACAGGAGCTCCAGCAAGGCCCGCACGCTTTCGGCCCGGACACCCGGCTGGTCACCGAGCAGCAGGACCACGGCGTCCGTGTCCGGGTGGAGGGCCGCGAGGCCGGCGGCGATCGAGGAGGAACAGCCCTCCCCGAAGTCCGGATTGAGCACGACCCTGCAGCCGGTGGTGTCAACCGTTCGCTGCACCTCCCCGGCTGAACCTCCCAGGGCCAGCACCGTCTGGTCGAAGCCGCAGTCCCGGGCAGTGGCCAGCACCGCGTCGAGGAGGACGCCGTGGCCGTAGGGGAGCAGCTGCTTGGGCCGGCCCAGCCGCCGGGACGCCCCGGCCGCCAGGATCAGCCCCGCCGTCCGGTGTTTGGCGGGCGGACGTTCAGAGAGTGAGGGCATAGCGCTCCGGATCTTTGCGGAAGGCCGCACGGCAGCCGGGCGAGCAGAAGTACACGGTGACGCCGTTGTGCTCGAGCTGCAGGGAGGACTGCACGGCGGCGACGGTCATGCCGCAGACAGGGTCGACCGCCGTCGCCGGAGCTTCCGGCGCCGGGACAACGGCCTGCCCCTGGGCCTGTGCCGGCGCGGCGTGCCGGGACTTCGACCGCTCCTGGATGAGCTGGGCCAGGATCGAGAGCGCGATCTCGCCGGGGGTGCGGGCGCCCAGCTGCAGCCCGGCCGGGGTGAAGACGCGGGAGCGCTGCGCCTGGTCCACGTCGAGGGAATCCAGCACCGCGGCGCCCCGGGTTCCGCTGGCCACGAGCGCGACATACGGCACGCCGGCGCGCAGTGCGGCCTCGAGCGCGACCTCCTCCGCCTTGCCGTGCGAGGCCACGATCAGCGCCGCGTCGCCGGCCTGCGGCGCCGCCGATTCCCCGTCGGTGAGTTCCACGGCCAGGCCGACGCCGGCGCCGAGGGTCGCCAGGGCCTGGGCCACGGGCGTGGTTCCCACCACAAGAACCCGGGGCGCCGGGAGGCGCGGCTGGAGGAAGATCTCGATGGCCCCGCCGCTCAGGCACGGGTTGGACACCTCGACCGCGCCGTCCCCTGCGCTGCGGGACGGTTCGCCGGGGAGCACCCGCAGCAGCAGGGGTTCCTGCGAGGCCAGGACCTGCAGGCTGTACTCCCGCACCGAGGACTCGACGCAGTTCCCGCCCACGAAGCCCTGGATCTCGCCGCTCGGCAGGATCAGGGCGGTGTCCCCGGCGTGGGCGCTGGTGGGATGCTGGGCGCGGACCACCGTGGCGTGCACGAACGGCTCACGGCGGGAGGCGAGGTCATTCGCCCGGGCCGCAAGGGACTCTCCAATCGGTGTCATGTCAGATCGGCGGCCTTGCCCGGCCCTGCATGGCCGCCCAGACCCGGGCCGGTGTGCAGGGCATGTCCATGTGGACCACCCCGTAGGGGGCCAGCGCGTCGACGACGGCGTTCACGATCGCCGGCGGTGAACCGACGGTGGCGGACTCGCCGATGCCTTTCGCCCCGATGGGGTGGTGCGGGGACGGGGTGACGGTGAAGCCGGTTTCCCAGTCCGGCACTTCCATCGCGGTCGGGATCAGGTAGTCCATAAAGGACCCGCCCAGGCAGTTGCCGTCGGCGTCGAACTCGATGATCTCCATCAGGGCCATCCCGACGCCGTCGGTCAGCCCGCCGTGCACCTGGCCCTCGATGATCATCGGGTTGATCCGGGTGCCGCAGTCGTCCACCGCGATGAAGCGGCGCACCTTCACGTGCCCGGTGCCCGGGTCGATGTCCACCACACAGATGTAGGCGCCGAACGGGAACGTCAGGTTCGGCGGGTCGTAGGTGACCTCGGCATCGAGGTTGCCGTCGACCCCCTCGGGCAGCGTCATGGTGCCGTGGGCCGCCATGGCGATTTCGGCGATGGTCTTCCCGGCGCTGGGATCGCCCTTGACGAACCAGCGGCCCTTCTCCCATTCAAGGTCCTCGGGCCGCGTCTCCAGCATGGCCGCGGCGATCAGCTTCGCCTTCTCCCGCACCTTGCGGGCAACGAGGGCGACGGCGCCGCCGCTCACCGGCGTCGAGCGGCTCCCGTAGGTGCCAAGGCCGAACGGTGTCTGGTCGGTGTCGCCGTGGACGACGTCGATATCCTCGGGCGGGATGCCGAGCTCCTCGGCGACGATCTGCGCGAAGGTGGTCTCGTGGCCCTGGCCCTGGCTTTGCACCGAGAGCCGGACGACGGCCTTGCCCGTGGGATGGACCCGCAGTTCGGCGCCGTCGGCCATGCCGAGGCCGACAATGTCGAAGTGCTTGCGTGGGCCGGCGCCCACGGTCTCGGTGAAGAACGAGATGCCGATCCCCATGAGTTCACCGCGCGCCCGCTTCTCCTGCTGCTCGCGGCGCAGCTCGTCGTAGCCGGCCAGCTGCATGGACAGCCGCATCGCGGGCTCGTAGTTGCCGGAGTCGTACACCCAGCCAGTCTTGTTGGCGTACGGGAACTGTTCGGGTTTGATGAAGTTCTTCAACCGCAGTTCCGCCGGATCCATCTCCAGCTTGCGGGCCAGGATGTCCACCATCCGCTCGACCAGGTAGACGGCCTCCGTGACGCGGAACGAGCAGGCGTAGGCGACGCCGCCGGGTGCCTTGTTCGTGTAGACGCCTGTGACGCTGCAGTACGCGGCTTTTAGGTCATAGCTTCCGGTGAAGATAGAGAAAAAGCCTGCCGGGTTCTTGGTGGGCTGCGCGGTGGCGTTGAACGCGCCGTGGTCTGCGAGGACGTTGGTGCGCACCGCGAGGATCTTGCCGTCCTTGGTCGCCGCGATCTCGCCCTGCATGATGTAGTCGCGGGCGAAGGAGGTGGACATCAGGTTCTCCGAGCGGTCCTCCACCCATTTCACCGGCTTGCCGGTGACGATGGACCCGACCACCGCGAGGATGTAGCCCGGGTAGATGCCCACCTTGTTGCCGAAGCCGCCGCCGATGTCCGGGGACACCACCCGGATCTTGTGCTCGGGGATCCCCGCAACGATCGCGAACAGGGTCCGGTGCGCGTGCGGTGCCTGGGTGGTTTCGTACAGGGTGAGCTTGCCGTCGACGGCGTCGAAGTCGGCGATCGCCCCGCAGGTCTCCATCGGCGCCGGGTGCACCCGCGGGTAGACCATCTCCTGGGAGACGACAACGTCGGCGCTCGCGAAGACAGCCTCGGTTTCGGCCTTGTCGCCCATTTCCCAGTCGAAGATGTGGTTGTCCGTCTTGCCCTCGATCTCGTCGCGGATCACCGGGGCATCGACGTCGAGGGCCTTCCGGGCGTCGATGACCGGGGGCAGGACTTCGTATTCGACGTCGATCAGCTCCAGTGCGTCACGGGCGGCGTAGCGGTCCTCCGCCACGACGAACGCAACCTCCTGGCCCTGGAAGCGGACCTTGTCCGTCACCAGAACGGCCTGCACGTCCGCGGAGAGGGTGGGGGCCCACGCCAGCTTGAGGCCAATCAGGTCCTTGCCGGTGATGACGGCGAGGACCTTGGGGTGGGCCAGGGCGTTGGTGGTGTCGATGGAGACCAGCCGGGCGTGGGCTACGGGGGCGCGCAGGATCGCGCCGTGCAGCATGCCGGGCAGGACAATGTCGTCCAGGTAGTTGCCTTTGCCGCGGACAAAGCGCGGATCTTCCTTCCGCTGGATCCGGCCGTAGCCGATCGGGCGGTCCTCGTCGCCGGCCGCCGGATTGGTGGGCCGTTCGTGGATGACGGTCATGCCTTCACCTCTGCCTCTTGGGTCTCGGCTGCAATGTCCTCAACCACGGTGTCCGTGCCGTCGAGGACCTCGTCGGCCGTTGCGTCGCTGTCCCCGCCCGCCGGGTGGTCAGCCGCCCACTGCACCGAGCGGACGATCGTGGCGTAGCCGGTGCACCGGCAGATCTGGCCCGAAATGGCCTGCCGGATCTCGGTGGTGTCCGGGTGCGGGTTCTTGTCGAGCAGGGCGCGGGCGGTCAGCATCATCCCGGGAGTGCAGAAACCGCACTGCAGCCCGTGTTCCTCCATGAACCCCTGCTGGACCGGGTCTAGGGTCGCCCCGGTGGCGAGTCCCTCGACCGTCCGGATGTCATGTCCGGCTGCCATCGCCGCCAGAACGGTGCAGGACTTCACCGGCTGGCCGTCCATCAGGACCACGCAGGTCCCGCAGTTGCTGGTGTCGCATCCCCAGTGCGTACCGGTCAGGCCGAGGACCTCCCGGATGTAGTGGACCAGGAGCACACGGGGCTCAATGTCGGACGTGACTTCGTTGCCGTTGACGGTCATGCTGATCTGCATCCGCTTCAGCCTTCCTGGGTCCGGGCGGCGCGGGCACTGGCCTGTCGCAGCACCCGCCGGGTGAGTTCGTCGGCAAGGTGCCGTTTGTAGTCAATCGGGCCGCGCTGGTCGGCCACGGGGTCGCAGGCTGCCGCGGCGAGCCGTCCGGCCTCCACGAAAAGTTCCTCCCGGGGCTGCTGGCCGCGGAGCAGTTCTGCGGTCCCCGGGACGGTGTGGTCGAGCCCGAGGGCGGTGAGTCCAAGGGCGGCGTCGGCGATGGTGCCGTCCTCCGCGAGGGTCACGGATGCGCCGGCGGCGCCGACCGCCCAGTCACCCACCCGGCGCTCGACCTTCTCGTAGGCGCTGCCGGAACGGGGGCGGATCGGGAAGCGCAGCTCACACAGCAGCTCGTCCTGGCCCACCGCCGTCTCATACGGTCCGCGGTGGAAGTCGGCCATCGCCAGGATGCGCTCACCGGCCGGTCCCCGGATCACGGCGTCCGCGCCCAGCACATCGCAGACCGTGGACAGGTCCTCGGCCGGGTCGGCCTGGCAGAGTGATCCGCCGATGGTTCCGCGGTTCCGGACGACCGGGTCGGCGATTACTGCTTCGGCGTCGCGGACGATCGGGAAGAGCGCCGCGATCTCGTCCGATTCCAGGAGTGTCGTGTGCCGTGTCAGCGCCCCGATCCGCAGTTTGTCGCCGTCGCGCAGGATGAAGTCGAGTTCGTAGAGGTCGTTGATATCGATCAGCCACTCGGGCCGGGACAGCCGGAGCTTCATCATCGGCAGGAGGCTGTGGCCCCCGGCGATAACCCGTGACTCCGGGCCGTGGCGCGAGAGGAGTTCCAGGGCGTTGTCCACGGACGTGGCCCGCACATAGTCGAAAGGAGCCGGAATCTGCATAGTCCCCACCTCACCCAGGGCGCTGGCAACGTGGCGCAGCACCGATTTCAGGCCAGTCTTGCCCCGCCTGGTACGGAGTGTCAATATCGTCATAAGCGAAAGGTTATGACGCCGTGTCGATGACATTGAGCCAGCTCCGCACGTTCGCCCTCGTCGCCCGACTGGGCTCACTGCACGCTGCCGCGGAGACCCTGGGTGTCAGCGAGCCCGCGGTTTCCTCCGCCCTGGCCGCGCTCCGGCAGGACCTCGGGGACCCGCTCTTCGTGCGCGCCGCGGGAGGCATTGCGCTGACCCCGGGCGGCAGGGCGCTGGCGGACTATGCCCAGGACATCGTCGGGCTGGCGGACCAGGCCCGCTGGGAGGTCTCCAACGCCAAGAACGACGCCGGCCGGCTGAGGATCGTTTCCACCGCGCCCTTTGCCGAACACGCGGCCGGCCGGCTGCTGGACCTGTTCACCAAGCGTGTCCCCGGCGCTGCGGTGGATGTCGTGGTCGAGTCCGCCGAGGACCTTGCCTCCCTGCTGCAGGAGCGGGCGTACGACATCGCCCTGGGTGCCCGGCCGACGGCGCCGGCGGGTACCGCTGTCATTGGGCTGGGCCTGGAATGCCTTCCGTTCCTGCGCTACCAGCGGGCCCTGGTTGCGGGGGCCGGGCATCCGCTGGCGGGGCTGCACGGACCGGTGTCCGTGGCCCGCCTGCTGGACCGGCCGTGGTTTGCCGGACCGGCAGGGATCCAGGAGAACTCGGAGGAGGGCCGCTGGCTGGCGTCAACCGGGGTGGCGCCGGAGATCATCCGGCTCAGCAGTGAGACGGAAGCCCTGGCGGCGGTGCGGGCGGGGGAGGGCATCATGCTGGCGCTCGGCCACATTGTCCGGGACGAACTCCAGAGCGGGGTCCTCGTCCGGCTGCCCGTCGTGGGGACACCGGTCAGCGGACTGTGGTGGGCGAGCACCCTGGACCACCACCGGACCACCACGATGGCGCAGATGCTGCAGCGCTTCGCCGGCACCGCCGACGCGACCGCCGCGATGGTTGCCCCCGGCGGCTCCCGGGGACTGGAACGCCGCGGATCGAAGTTCCACGTCGCGTTGTGGAGCTGAGACAGGTCCCCCATTGAGATTTCCTGCGCCGGTTTGCCTGTGTCGCATTGCGGAACTCGGGTCCCGGTGCTAACCCTTGTGGGGAACACGATCCACTGACGCACCCTACGAAGAGGAATAACAATGACTTTGACCCCGGATGAAGACAGCTCGCTGCGGCACTGGAGCGCCCGCCTGATCCAGGCATTGCAGATCCTTGATCTGGAGGTGGACCACGAGAAGATCGTCCAGGTCGCGGACGAATCGCTGAAAGCCGTCGGGCCGCACGCGGATGCGATCAGCGCCTTCATCGTCGGGTACGCCGCAGGAACCGCGTCGACCGACGGCCGAAAGAGCACGCAGGAGGCCGTCCACGCTGCGTCCAACAAGGTCCTCGAGCTCTGCGAGGACGGCGAGTCCGGCGGCCCCGACGAAAAGGGCTGGGCCAAGCGGGCCCAGTAGCCGCAGCGCCGATCCACTCAACCCTCCGCGGGACATGCCCTGCCCTCGCGCGGAGGGGTGGACATGGTGGCATTATGTCCAGTGCCTGGGCCCAGGGCGGGACATGTCCGGTGGAGCGCCTAACGGGCCCCGCGGGACATGCCCTCCCGTCGCGCGCAGGGGTGGACATGGTGGCATTATGTCCAGTGCCTGAGCCTAGGGCGGGGCATGTCCCGAAGGGGTCCGCGGGGCGCAGGCCTACTGCGTCCGGGCCGCGCCGGACGCCACGTGTCCCGAACCGTCCGGGGTCTGGTCCTCGCTGGGTTCGAGCCTCACGATCACGGCCTTGGACACGGGGGTGTTGCTGCCCTCGGCCGTGTGGTTCAGCGGCACCAGCACGTTCGCTTCGGGGTAGTAGGCCG
It includes:
- a CDS encoding LysR family transcriptional regulator, encoding MTLSQLRTFALVARLGSLHAAAETLGVSEPAVSSALAALRQDLGDPLFVRAAGGIALTPGGRALADYAQDIVGLADQARWEVSNAKNDAGRLRIVSTAPFAEHAAGRLLDLFTKRVPGAAVDVVVESAEDLASLLQERAYDIALGARPTAPAGTAVIGLGLECLPFLRYQRALVAGAGHPLAGLHGPVSVARLLDRPWFAGPAGIQENSEEGRWLASTGVAPEIIRLSSETEALAAVRAGEGIMLALGHIVRDELQSGVLVRLPVVGTPVSGLWWASTLDHHRTTTMAQMLQRFAGTADATAAMVAPGGSRGLERRGSKFHVALWS
- a CDS encoding nucleotidyltransferase family protein yields the protein MPSLSERPPAKHRTAGLILAAGASRRLGRPKQLLPYGHGVLLDAVLATARDCGFDQTVLALGGSAGEVQRTVDTTGCRVVLNPDFGEGCSSSIAAGLAALHPDTDAVVLLLGDQPGVRAESVRALLELLFTGGPGSGRGVPGIAVCRYEDGLGHPLAFARRMFPALAALHGDKAVWKLLEQRGDDVAALPVPGTVPPDVDTEEDYRRVLAGLEGAL
- a CDS encoding (2Fe-2S)-binding protein, which gives rise to MQISMTVNGNEVTSDIEPRVLLVHYIREVLGLTGTHWGCDTSNCGTCVVLMDGQPVKSCTVLAAMAAGHDIRTVEGLATGATLDPVQQGFMEEHGLQCGFCTPGMMLTARALLDKNPHPDTTEIRQAISGQICRCTGYATIVRSVQWAADHPAGGDSDATADEVLDGTDTVVEDIAAETQEAEVKA
- a CDS encoding DUF6457 domain-containing protein is translated as MTLTPDEDSSLRHWSARLIQALQILDLEVDHEKIVQVADESLKAVGPHADAISAFIVGYAAGTASTDGRKSTQEAVHAASNKVLELCEDGESGGPDEKGWAKRAQ
- a CDS encoding FAD binding domain-containing protein; translated protein: MQIPAPFDYVRATSVDNALELLSRHGPESRVIAGGHSLLPMMKLRLSRPEWLIDINDLYELDFILRDGDKLRIGALTRHTTLLESDEIAALFPIVRDAEAVIADPVVRNRGTIGGSLCQADPAEDLSTVCDVLGADAVIRGPAGERILAMADFHRGPYETAVGQDELLCELRFPIRPRSGSAYEKVERRVGDWAVGAAGASVTLAEDGTIADAALGLTALGLDHTVPGTAELLRGQQPREELFVEAGRLAAAACDPVADQRGPIDYKRHLADELTRRVLRQASARAARTQEG
- a CDS encoding XdhC family protein, giving the protein MTPIGESLAARANDLASRREPFVHATVVRAQHPTSAHAGDTALILPSGEIQGFVGGNCVESSVREYSLQVLASQEPLLLRVLPGEPSRSAGDGAVEVSNPCLSGGAIEIFLQPRLPAPRVLVVGTTPVAQALATLGAGVGLAVELTDGESAAPQAGDAALIVASHGKAEEVALEAALRAGVPYVALVASGTRGAAVLDSLDVDQAQRSRVFTPAGLQLGARTPGEIALSILAQLIQERSKSRHAAPAQAQGQAVVPAPEAPATAVDPVCGMTVAAVQSSLQLEHNGVTVYFCSPGCRAAFRKDPERYALTL
- a CDS encoding aerobic carbon-monoxide dehydrogenase large subunit, with the protein product MTVIHERPTNPAAGDEDRPIGYGRIQRKEDPRFVRGKGNYLDDIVLPGMLHGAILRAPVAHARLVSIDTTNALAHPKVLAVITGKDLIGLKLAWAPTLSADVQAVLVTDKVRFQGQEVAFVVAEDRYAARDALELIDVEYEVLPPVIDARKALDVDAPVIRDEIEGKTDNHIFDWEMGDKAETEAVFASADVVVSQEMVYPRVHPAPMETCGAIADFDAVDGKLTLYETTQAPHAHRTLFAIVAGIPEHKIRVVSPDIGGGFGNKVGIYPGYILAVVGSIVTGKPVKWVEDRSENLMSTSFARDYIMQGEIAATKDGKILAVRTNVLADHGAFNATAQPTKNPAGFFSIFTGSYDLKAAYCSVTGVYTNKAPGGVAYACSFRVTEAVYLVERMVDILARKLEMDPAELRLKNFIKPEQFPYANKTGWVYDSGNYEPAMRLSMQLAGYDELRREQQEKRARGELMGIGISFFTETVGAGPRKHFDIVGLGMADGAELRVHPTGKAVVRLSVQSQGQGHETTFAQIVAEELGIPPEDIDVVHGDTDQTPFGLGTYGSRSTPVSGGAVALVARKVREKAKLIAAAMLETRPEDLEWEKGRWFVKGDPSAGKTIAEIAMAAHGTMTLPEGVDGNLDAEVTYDPPNLTFPFGAYICVVDIDPGTGHVKVRRFIAVDDCGTRINPMIIEGQVHGGLTDGVGMALMEIIEFDADGNCLGGSFMDYLIPTAMEVPDWETGFTVTPSPHHPIGAKGIGESATVGSPPAIVNAVVDALAPYGVVHMDMPCTPARVWAAMQGRARPPI